A stretch of DNA from Mycolicibacterium celeriflavum:
GCCGGTCGCGGGCGTCAGCGCGAGGGTCGCGGCCACCGTCAGCCATGTGTAGATCACGATCTGCTTGGTGACCTGTCGCTCGGTGGCCACCGCGGGCAGCATCGGAACGCCGGCCGCGCGGTAGTCCTCCTTGTAGCGCATGGCCAGCGCCCAGGTGTGCGGGGGCGTCCAGAAGAAGATGATCGCGAACATCGCCAACGCCGGCCAGGCGATCGTCCCGGTGACCGCCGACCAGCCGATCATCACCGGCATGCAACCCGCGGCGCCGCCCCACACCACGTTCTGGGAGGTGCGGCGCTTGAGCAACAGTGTGTAGACGAGGACGTAGAACGCGATCGTCGCGCCCGCGAGGTGGGCCGACAGCATGTTCGTCGTCCACCACAGCCAGAAGAAGGACGCGACGGACAGCGCGAGCCCGAACACCAGCGCGTGGCTGCGCGGAACCGTGGCGCGGGCCAGCGGTCTACGCTCGGTGCGCTTCATGACCTTGTCGATGTCGGCGTCGGCCACGCAGTTCAGCGCGTTGGCGCCCGCCGCCGCCAGCAGCCCGCCGACCAGCGTGTTCAGGATCAGCAGCGGGTCGACGTTGCCGCGGTGGGCCAACAGCATCGCCGGGATCGTGGTGACCAGGAGCAGTTCGATGACCCGCGGTTTCGTCAACGAGACGTAGCCCAGGAGTTTCTCGCGGATTCGCGTCCGGAACCGCTGCGGCGGCGACATCCGATCAGGCGCCCCGTCGGCGAGGTGGCCTTCGCGAACGCTCACGCAGTTACTCCTGTCGAAATGGTCGAAGCGCGGGGCTTCTACTACAGACGATGGTAGACCGCACCGCAACGGCGGCCTAATCGTCCCCCAGCAGCCTGCATCGGATGACCATCCCGCACTAGGGTGTTTAAGCGAGCAGCTGAAAAGAGCTCAACGCCGACCAGGAGTGCGCCTGTGACCACGCTCGAAGAAATCTCCGCGCTGACCCGTCCGAACCACCCCGACGACTGGACCGATGTGGACACGTTGGCGGTCGACACCGTCCGGGTGCTGGCGGCGGATGCGGTACAGAAGGTGGGCAACGGCCACCCGGGCACCGCGATGAGCCTGGCGCCGCTGGCCTACACGCTCTTCCAGCGTCAGATGCGCCACGACCCCAGCGACGTGCACTGGCTCGGCAGGGACCGCTTCGTGCTGTCCGCCGGGCACTCCAGCCTGACGCTCTACATCCAGCTGTACCTCGGGGGCTTCGGTCTCGAGCTCTCCGACATCGAGTCCCTGCGGACCTGGAAGTCGAAGACTCCGGGACATCCGGAGTTCCGCCACACCAAGGGCGTGGAGATCACCACCGGACCGCTGGGCCAGGGTCTGGCCTCGGCGGTGGGGATGGCAATGGCCTCGCGCTACGAGCGCGGCTTGTTCGACCCCGACATCCCGTGGGGAGAGAGCCCGTTCGACCACTACATCTATGTGATCGCCTCCGACGGCGACATCGAAGAGGGCATCACCAGTGAGGCGTCCTCGCTGGCCGGCACCCAGCAGCTGGGCAACCTGATCGTCTTCTACGACCAGAACCAGATTTCGATCGAACACGACACCAACATCGCGCTGTCCGAGGACGTCGCGGCTCGCTACCGAGCCTACGGCTGGCACGTGCAGGAGGTCGAGGGCGGCGAGAACGTGGTCGGCATAGAGGAAGCCATCGAGGCCGCGCGCAAAGTCACCGACAAGCCGTCGTTCATCGCGCTGCGGACGATCATCGGCTATCCGGCGCCCAACAAGATGAACACCGGCAGCGCGCACGGGTCGGCGCTCGGCGACGACGAGGTCGCCGCGACCAAGAAGATCCTCGGCTTCGACCCGGACAAGACGTTCGAGGTGCGGCCGGAGGTCATCGAGCACACCCGCAAGCTGGTGGAGCGCGGGAAGGAAGCACATGCCAAGTGGGAAACCGGTTTCGACGCCTGGGCGGAGCGCGAGCCCGATCGCAAGGCGCTGCTGGACCGGCTGCTGGCACAGGAGCTGCCCGACGGTTGGGACTCCGACCTGACCCACTGGGAGCCAGGCTCCAAGCCGTTGGCCACCCGAGCCGCATTCGGTCAGGTGCTCAACGACGTCGCGCCGAAGCTGCCCGAGCTGTGGGGCGGTTCGGCGGACCTCGCCGGCAGCAACAACACGACGATCAAGGGCGTCAAATCGTTTGGCCCGCCGTCGATTTCAACTGACGACTTCGCGGCGGACTGGTACGGACGGGTGCTGCATTTCGGCGTTCGAGAGCATGCGATGGGCGCGATCCTGTCCGGTATCGTGCTGCACGGCCCCACCCGTGCGTTCGGCGGCACCTTCCTGCAGTTCTCCGACTACATGCGCGCGGCGGTGCGGCTGGCGTCGCTGATGGACATCGACACCATCTACATCTGGACGCACGATTCGATCGGCCTCGGCGAAGACGGACCGACTCACCAGCCGATCGAACACCTCGCGGCACTGCGGGCGATTCCGAACCTGTCGGTGGTCCGGCCCGGTGACCCCAATGAAACCGCCTACGCGTGGCGCAGCATCCTGGCCCGCGGCAACGGCAGCGGTCCCGTCGGTTTCATCCTCACGCGCCAGGGCGTTCCCGTGCTGGAGGGCACGGACGCCGACGGTGTGGCCCGCGGGGGTTATGTGCTCGGCGGCGGCAACCCGGCCGACGACGCCGACGTGATCATCATTGCGACCGGTTCGGAACTGCAGCTGGCGGTGGAAGCCCGCAAGCTGTTGGCGGAGAAGGACATCTCCGCCTACGTGGTGTCGATGCCATGCGTGGAGTGGTTCGAATCGCAACCGCAGGAGTACCGCGATTCGGTGCTGCCGCCGACCGTTTCGGCGCGTGTCGCGGTCGAGGCGGCCGTCGCACAGAGTTGGTACAAGCTCGTCGGCGACACCGGGGAGATCGTCTCCATCGAGCACTACGGCGAGTCCGCCGACGCCAAGACGTTGTTCCGCGAGTTCGGCTTCACCCCCGAGGCCGTGGTAGCAGCCGCGGAGCGCTCCATAGACAACTAGCAATCGAAAGGCACAGCAATGGCTCAGAATCCGAATCTCGCAGCCTTGTCCAACGCCGGCGTGTCGGTGTGGCTCGACGACCTGTCGCGCGACCGACTGCAAACGGGAAACCTGCAGGAGCTCATCGACACCCGCAGTGTGGTAGGGGTGACGACGAACCCGTCGATCTTCCAGGCCGCGCTGTCGAAGGGCACGGCGTACGACGCGCAGGTCAAGGAACTGGCCGAGCGCGGCGCCGACGTGGACGCCACGGTGCGCACGGTCACCACCGACGACGTGCGCAACGCCTGTGACGTGCTGGCCAAGCAGTACGAACTGTCTGAGGGCGTCGACGGCCGGGTGTCGATCGAGGTCGACCCGCGGGTCGCGCACGACACGGACAAGACGATCCTGCAGGCGATCGAGCTGTGGAAGATCGTCGATCGGCCCAACCTGCTGATCAAGATTCCCGCCACGATGGCGGGTCTGCCCGCGATCACGGCGGTGATCGCAGAAGGCATTTCGGTCAACGTGACGCTCATCTTCTCCGTCGAGCGCCACCGGCTGGTGATGGACGCGTATCTGGCGGGTTTGGAGAAGGCCAAGGAGGCCGGGCACGACCTGTCCAAGATCCATTCCGTCGCTTCGTTCTTCGTGTCCCGGGTGGACACCGAGATCGACAAGCGGCTCGACAAGATCGGGTCTGAAGACGCGCTGGGATTGCGCGGCAAGGCCGGGGTGGCCAACGCGCGGCTCGCTTACGCGGCCTACGAAGAGGTTTTCGTCGGCGGCTCGCGCTACGAGGCGTTGAAGGCCGACGGCGCCCGTGTCCAGCGTCCGCTGTGGGCATCGACCGGCGTGAAGAACCCGGACTACTCCGACACGCTGTATGTCACCGAGCTGGTCGCCCCGAACACGGTGAACACCATGCCGGAGAAGACGATCGACGCGGTCGCCGACCACGGCGTGGTCACCGGCGACACCGTGACCGGTACGGCCGACGAATCACAGGCGCTGTTCGACGAGCTTTCGTCGGTCGGAATCGACCTGCCCGACGTGTTCCGGCTGCTCGAAGACGAAGGCGTGGAGAAATTCGAGAAGTCGTGGCTCGAGTTGCTCGAGGCGACGCAGGATCAGCTCGACGCCAGCAAGAAATGACCGGCTGGGTCAATCCGCTGCGCGACAAGCGCGACAAGCGGATGCCGCGCATCGCAGGGCCGTGCGGCATCGTGATCTTCGGTGTCACCGGCGATCTGTCGCGCAAGAAGCTGATGCCCGCGATCTACGACCTCGCGAACCGCGGCCTGCTGCCGGCTTCGTTCTCGCTCGTCGGATTCGCCCGACGGGACTGGGCGGACGAGGACTTCGGTCAGGTCGTCTACGAGGCGGTCAAGAAGCACGCCCGCACGCCGTTCCGCCAGGAGGTGTGGGACCGGCTCGCCGAGGGTTTCCGGTTCGTTCAGGGCACCTTCGACGACGACGCGGCGTTCGCCCGACTCGCCGAGACGCTCGAGAAACTCGATGCCGAGCGCGGGACGGGCGGCAACCACGCGTTCTACCTGTCCATTCCGCCCAAGGCGTTCCAACAAGTCTGCGAGCAGCTGCAGAAGTCCGGGCTGGCCCGGCCGCAGGAGGGCCGCTGGAGCCGGGTGGTGATCGAGAAGCCGTTCGGCCACGACCTGCAGAGCGCCCGCGAACTCAACGCGGTGGTCAACAGCGTGTTCCCCGAGGAGTCGGTGTTCCGCATTGACCACTACCTCGGCAAGGAGACCGTCCAGAACATCCTCGCGCTGCGTTTCGCCAACGAGTTCTACGAGCCCATCTGGAACAACAACTACGTCGACAGCGTGCAGATCACGATGGCCGAGGACATCGGGCTCGGCGGTCGCGCAGGGTATTACGACGGGGTCGGGGCGGCGCGCGACGTCATCCAGAACCATCTGCTGCAACTGCTGGCTCTAACCGCGATGGAGGAGCCGGCCAGCTTCGGGCCGCACGAACTGCAGGCCGAGAAGATCAAGGTACTTTCCGCCACGCAAGCCGTTCAGCCTTTCGATCAGACGACGGCGCGAGGACAGTACGCGGCGGGTTGGCAGGGCAGTGAGAAAGTGGTCGGCCTGCTCGAGGAGGAAGGCTTCTCGAAGGATTCGACGACCGAGACGTACGCGGCCATCATGCTGGACGTCGACACCAGGCGGTGGGCCGGTGTGCCGTTCTTCTTGCGCACCGGAAAGCGGTTGGGCCGCAGGGTGACCGAGATCGCGCTGATCTTCAAGCGGGCGCCGCATCTGCCGTTCGACAAGACCATGACCGAGGAGCTGGGCCAGAACGCGTTGGTGATCCGGGTACAGCCCGACGAGGGGATCACCACCCGGTTCGGCTCGAAGGTGCCGGGCACCGCCATGGAGGTCCGAGACGTCAACATGGACTTCTCTTACGGTTCGGCGTTCGCGGAGGACTCCCCCGAGGCCTACGAAAGACTCATCCTCGACGTGCTGTTCGGCGAGCCATCGCTGTTCCCCGTGAACAGGGAGGTCGAATTGTCCTGGGAAATCCTCGATCCGGTCCTGGACTACTGGGCGACACACGGCAAACCCGAGGCGTACGAGGCAGGCACCTGGGGGCCGGCGTCGGCCGACGAGATGTTGCATCGGGTCGGCCGGGAATGGAGGCGGCCGTGATTGTCGATCTGCCGGATACCACGACCAACGACATCAACAAGAAGATCACCGGCCTGCGCGAAGAGGGCGGTGCGATCACGTTGAGCCGCGTCCTCACCTTGGTGATCTCACTGGATTCCGATGATCTGCTGGAAGATTCGATCGAGGCGGCCAACTTCGCCAGCCGTGAGCATCCCTGCCGCGTGATCGTCGTCGTGCCAGGCGACCGGGGCGACGCGGAATCCCGGCTCGATGCACAGCTGCGCGTCGGCGGTGACGCCGGCGCGGGTGAAGTCGTCGCGCTGCGTTTGCACGGCGAGCTCGCCGACCATCCTTCCAGCGTGGTGCTGCCGTTCCTGCTTCCCGACACCCCGGTCGTGGCCTGGTGGCCGGCGGGCGGGCCGGATGTTCCGGCGAAGGATCCGTTGGGGCGGTTGGCGATTCGACGGATCACCAACGCGACGCAGTGCGGAGATCCGATGGCCGCGATCAAGGGTCGGCTGGAGGGCTACACCGCGGGCGACACCGACCTGGCCTGGGCGCGCATCACGTACTGGCGCGCGCTGCTGGCGGCCGCGGTCGATCAGGAACCCCACGAGCCGATCACGTCGGCGCTGGTGTCAGGCTTGCGAGAAGAACCGTCCCTCGATGTCCTGGCGGGCTGGCTGGCCGCCAGAATCGACGGTCCGGTGCAGCGAGAGGTCGGCGAGCTGAAAGTGGAACTGGTGCGCGGCGGCGAGACGATCACGCTGAGGCGGCCTCAGAAGGGTGTCACCGCGACGCTGAGCCGCACCAGCCGACCGGAAGCGCGAATTCCGTTGGCCCGCCGCGAGACCAAGGAATGCCTCGCCGAGGACCTGCGCAGACTCGATGCCGACGAGATCTATCACGAAGCCCTGCAGGGCATCGAGAAGGTGCAGTACGCATGAGCCCGACCATCGAGCGGTATCCGGACGCGGCAGCACTGGTGGCCGCCGCAGGCGATCGGCTTGTCGCCGCTATCGTCGACGCGATCGACAAGCGGGGCATGGCGCACATCGTTTTGACCGGTGGTGGCACCGGCATAAACCTGTTGAAACGCGTCGCCGAGCACAGCGACGGCATCGACTGGGCGAAGGTCCATCTCTACTGGGGCGATGACCGCTTCGTGCCCGAGGACGACGACGAGCGCAACTACAAGCAGACCCGCGAGGCGCTGCTGGACCGGGTGGACATCCCGAACGACAACGTGCACCCGATGGCCGCCAGCGGCGCGCAGTTCGGCGATGACCTAGACGCCGCCGCCGCCGACTACGCGCGCGTGCTGGCCGCCAACGCCGACGACGGCGAGCCGACGCCCGACTTCGACGTGCACCTGCTGGGCATGGGCGGTGAGGGACACGTCAATTCGCTGTTCCCCCATACCTCTGCGGTCCGCGAGACGGAGCGGCTCGTCGTCGGCGTCGTCGACTCGCCCAAGCCGCCACCGCGTCGAATCACGTTGACGTTGCCTGCGGTTCGACGGTCACGGGAGGTGTGGCTGGTTGTCTCCGGCGAGGGAAAGGCCGACGCCGTCGCAGCTGCGGTCGGCGGTGCGGACGCCGACGACGTGCCGGCGGCGGGTGCGGCGGGCCGTGAAGCGACCGTCTGGCTGCTCGACGAGGCGGCCGCAAGCAAGCTCTGATTCCCATCCGTCGAATCTCAAACTGCTGTGCGTGTTTCACCATCTGCTGAAGACGTTTTGGTGCGGCGCTGACGGGTGGTCCGATCGCCAAGGTGCAGACGGTACGGTCGTGTGGACGGCGCCCAATGGGCAGACCTACACCACCACTCCAGGTGGTGCTGAGTTCTTCGAACAGCTGGGACGACCCACCGGCGAGGTCTTGCCGGCGCCGCCTACGTGTGGGCCGCTCGACATTCATCGCGGTGCGATGATGCCCATACGTAGACGCACCCGCGCCGAAGACAAGGCCTACCGCATCGCTCTGGAACGACAACACAACGCCGCGCGCCTCCGTCGCATCCAACTTCTGCTCGCCGAGAGGCTTTCCCGGGACGACGAACCACCGCCGTTCTGACATACCGTCACCCGTGAGAGTCCGTCCGAATGTCGCGGCAACCGTCACGGAATCCAGCGTCGTAGTCGACGCTTCCGATCATCGGTTTCGACGGCGGCGTGATGCTGCGCGGATCTACCGCGCATTGCCGCGACGTGGTTTCTCGTTGGCTCACACCTATTCAGACGCAGGGTTCTGCCCAGCGGTTCCACGGCGGCGGTCATACTGATCGTCATGGCAGACAAAGGTGGCAGGCCGGTGCGCACGGGGCCGGAACGGATCAGGAAGCTCGCGCAGGCGGCGCTCAACGCCGACGTCACCGTCGAACAGGTCGACACGATCCTGGAGGGGCTGAGCGAAACCCTAGAGGACCTGAACAGTTCCACCGCCAACCTCGATACCACGCTCGAGCGGTTCAACGAGACGATCAACCAGATCAACCAGCTCGCCCCGCGGCTCAACGCGGTGGTGGACCGCATGGAGGGCATAGTCGACCGGGTCGAGCGAATCGTCGGCCTCGGTGAATCGGTGATCTCGCCGCTGGCCGCCACCGAGCAGGCGGTGAGAGGAGCCGTGAACAAGGTGCGCAAGTCGGCCGGTCTCTAACGGGCTGCCGGCCGGTGAGTTCGTGCGCTTCACGCACGGTAATGTTCAGACGAAATCGGAACCGCCGTCTACGTTGACGGTGGCTCCGGTGACGTAGCCATTACGGCGCGACGCCAGATAGGCGGTGATGGAGGCGATCTCCTCCGGCAGACCCGCGCGGCCGAGATCGCACGGTTGACCGAAATTGTTGTCGATCCAGGTCATCACGTCGGTGGGATCTGCGGCGTCCAGACCGTCGGCGGCGAGGATGTCTTTGAGCACTTCGGTGAAGCTAGCCGTGACTATGGTGCCCGGGCAGATGCAGTTCACCAGAATTCCGTCTTTGGCAAGGCTTTTCGACAGATTCTTGGTGATACTGCTCAAGGCCGCCTTCGAGGCGGTATAGGCGACAATGCGCGGGTTCTGGCGCTGTATCGAGTGGGCGGACAGCGTGACGATTCTGGCCCATTCCGCCGCTCGCAACATCGGTAGCGCCGCACGGATCGAACGCACGCCGGACATGGTCCCCAGCTTGAACGTTTCGTCCCATTGAGAGTCCGTCATCTCCTCGAAATATCCGTCGCCGGGGCCGATGGTGTGAACCAAACTGTTGACTGCACCCCACCGCTTCCCAACGATGTCGAAGCCGGCGACGATCGATTGCGCGTCGGACATGTCGACGCTGATCCCGATCGCGTCAGGCGAACCGGCGGCACGAAGAGTTTGTACCGTGTCATCGAGGGCTGCTGCGCCTCTGGCCATCACAGCGACTTTGGCGCCTTCTTCGGCCAGCGTCGTGGCGATGGCGAGTCCCATCCCCTTACTGCCACCCGTCACGACAGCGGTCGATCCTGCGAGTCCCAAGTCCATTGCTTCACCCTCCGCCGGAGAACGTGATGCCGAGTCCGCGCATGCAGAACCGCATCACCTGTTCGCGTACATGACGCCGATCGCACTCACCAGTGGCCCACTGCCGTTCGACATTCGCCCAGATCACGCCGTGGATCGAGAGGGCATCCGCGGTCGGGGCGGCATCGGGGAACAGGCCCAGAGCGCGTCCTGTTTCGAGTTGTTCGATCAGCGGTTTGAGGATCTCGCGGTACGCGTCACCGATCAACTGGGGTGCCGCGAACATCTGCGTCTGCGCCTCCAACGACATCTGCCGCAAGTCCGATCGGATCCGGTCGTTGAACGCCATGTCCAGGCGGCCGTCGATCCAGGCCACCACCGCCTCGGCCGGCGACGACGCGCCGGCCATTTTGCGCTTCAGCCTGCGGGTCTCCGATCGCGCCATCCGAAGGAAAGCAGCAGACACCAAGGCGTCTTTTGAGTCGAAATGTCGGTAGAACGCGCGGGTACTGAGCGCAGAGCGCTCGAGCACATGCGAGACGTTGACCGCCCCGACCCCCTCGGTGCGGATGATGTCGATGGCCGCGCTGACAAGCGCGTCGCGGATCGCGGGATCAGGGTCCAGCTTCTTGCGCCTTCGCTTGGCGACGGTATCCCTCATGCGGTGGCGTCGTAGGCAGCAAGGTATTCACCGAAGGACTCACGCACCTGACCGGTCGTGAGCCCGTAGTCAGCGAGGTCGTAGATGTGCTCTCCCCGCGAACCCGGTCGGTGCTCATCCGCCCATTGCCGTACCCGGCGGCGGGCCTCTTCGGTGAAGGCGAGATCGAGGTGGCGGTAGCAGTCGTCGAGGGTACCGATCGGATCGGCGTTGAGGTCGGCAAACGACACGTCGACGAAGCGGTCGTCGCCGAGTCGCTTGCGGAAATCCATCGCTCGCCGAACACCTTCGGACCAGCATTCCAGTTGCTCGGCGCCCAATTCGACAGGGTCGTCACGATCGCTGCTCCAACTGCGGAC
This window harbors:
- a CDS encoding heme o synthase, with protein sequence MSVREGHLADGAPDRMSPPQRFRTRIREKLLGYVSLTKPRVIELLLVTTIPAMLLAHRGNVDPLLILNTLVGGLLAAAGANALNCVADADIDKVMKRTERRPLARATVPRSHALVFGLALSVASFFWLWWTTNMLSAHLAGATIAFYVLVYTLLLKRRTSQNVVWGGAAGCMPVMIGWSAVTGTIAWPALAMFAIIFFWTPPHTWALAMRYKEDYRAAGVPMLPAVATERQVTKQIVIYTWLTVAATLALTPATGWLYAVVALLAGAWFLVMAHQLYNGVRRGEPVKPLRLFLQSNNYLAVVFCALAIDSALALPTLF
- the tkt gene encoding transketolase, whose product is MTTLEEISALTRPNHPDDWTDVDTLAVDTVRVLAADAVQKVGNGHPGTAMSLAPLAYTLFQRQMRHDPSDVHWLGRDRFVLSAGHSSLTLYIQLYLGGFGLELSDIESLRTWKSKTPGHPEFRHTKGVEITTGPLGQGLASAVGMAMASRYERGLFDPDIPWGESPFDHYIYVIASDGDIEEGITSEASSLAGTQQLGNLIVFYDQNQISIEHDTNIALSEDVAARYRAYGWHVQEVEGGENVVGIEEAIEAARKVTDKPSFIALRTIIGYPAPNKMNTGSAHGSALGDDEVAATKKILGFDPDKTFEVRPEVIEHTRKLVERGKEAHAKWETGFDAWAEREPDRKALLDRLLAQELPDGWDSDLTHWEPGSKPLATRAAFGQVLNDVAPKLPELWGGSADLAGSNNTTIKGVKSFGPPSISTDDFAADWYGRVLHFGVREHAMGAILSGIVLHGPTRAFGGTFLQFSDYMRAAVRLASLMDIDTIYIWTHDSIGLGEDGPTHQPIEHLAALRAIPNLSVVRPGDPNETAYAWRSILARGNGSGPVGFILTRQGVPVLEGTDADGVARGGYVLGGGNPADDADVIIIATGSELQLAVEARKLLAEKDISAYVVSMPCVEWFESQPQEYRDSVLPPTVSARVAVEAAVAQSWYKLVGDTGEIVSIEHYGESADAKTLFREFGFTPEAVVAAAERSIDN
- the tal gene encoding transaldolase gives rise to the protein MAQNPNLAALSNAGVSVWLDDLSRDRLQTGNLQELIDTRSVVGVTTNPSIFQAALSKGTAYDAQVKELAERGADVDATVRTVTTDDVRNACDVLAKQYELSEGVDGRVSIEVDPRVAHDTDKTILQAIELWKIVDRPNLLIKIPATMAGLPAITAVIAEGISVNVTLIFSVERHRLVMDAYLAGLEKAKEAGHDLSKIHSVASFFVSRVDTEIDKRLDKIGSEDALGLRGKAGVANARLAYAAYEEVFVGGSRYEALKADGARVQRPLWASTGVKNPDYSDTLYVTELVAPNTVNTMPEKTIDAVADHGVVTGDTVTGTADESQALFDELSSVGIDLPDVFRLLEDEGVEKFEKSWLELLEATQDQLDASKK
- the zwf gene encoding glucose-6-phosphate dehydrogenase, which codes for MTGWVNPLRDKRDKRMPRIAGPCGIVIFGVTGDLSRKKLMPAIYDLANRGLLPASFSLVGFARRDWADEDFGQVVYEAVKKHARTPFRQEVWDRLAEGFRFVQGTFDDDAAFARLAETLEKLDAERGTGGNHAFYLSIPPKAFQQVCEQLQKSGLARPQEGRWSRVVIEKPFGHDLQSARELNAVVNSVFPEESVFRIDHYLGKETVQNILALRFANEFYEPIWNNNYVDSVQITMAEDIGLGGRAGYYDGVGAARDVIQNHLLQLLALTAMEEPASFGPHELQAEKIKVLSATQAVQPFDQTTARGQYAAGWQGSEKVVGLLEEEGFSKDSTTETYAAIMLDVDTRRWAGVPFFLRTGKRLGRRVTEIALIFKRAPHLPFDKTMTEELGQNALVIRVQPDEGITTRFGSKVPGTAMEVRDVNMDFSYGSAFAEDSPEAYERLILDVLFGEPSLFPVNREVELSWEILDPVLDYWATHGKPEAYEAGTWGPASADEMLHRVGREWRRP
- the opcA gene encoding glucose-6-phosphate dehydrogenase assembly protein OpcA, with translation MIVDLPDTTTNDINKKITGLREEGGAITLSRVLTLVISLDSDDLLEDSIEAANFASREHPCRVIVVVPGDRGDAESRLDAQLRVGGDAGAGEVVALRLHGELADHPSSVVLPFLLPDTPVVAWWPAGGPDVPAKDPLGRLAIRRITNATQCGDPMAAIKGRLEGYTAGDTDLAWARITYWRALLAAAVDQEPHEPITSALVSGLREEPSLDVLAGWLAARIDGPVQREVGELKVELVRGGETITLRRPQKGVTATLSRTSRPEARIPLARRETKECLAEDLRRLDADEIYHEALQGIEKVQYA
- the pgl gene encoding 6-phosphogluconolactonase, translated to MSPTIERYPDAAALVAAAGDRLVAAIVDAIDKRGMAHIVLTGGGTGINLLKRVAEHSDGIDWAKVHLYWGDDRFVPEDDDERNYKQTREALLDRVDIPNDNVHPMAASGAQFGDDLDAAAADYARVLAANADDGEPTPDFDVHLLGMGGEGHVNSLFPHTSAVRETERLVVGVVDSPKPPPRRITLTLPAVRRSREVWLVVSGEGKADAVAAAVGGADADDVPAAGAAGREATVWLLDEAAASKL
- a CDS encoding ATPase, giving the protein MADKGGRPVRTGPERIRKLAQAALNADVTVEQVDTILEGLSETLEDLNSSTANLDTTLERFNETINQINQLAPRLNAVVDRMEGIVDRVERIVGLGESVISPLAATEQAVRGAVNKVRKSAGL
- a CDS encoding SDR family NAD(P)-dependent oxidoreductase, which gives rise to MDLGLAGSTAVVTGGSKGMGLAIATTLAEEGAKVAVMARGAAALDDTVQTLRAAGSPDAIGISVDMSDAQSIVAGFDIVGKRWGAVNSLVHTIGPGDGYFEEMTDSQWDETFKLGTMSGVRSIRAALPMLRAAEWARIVTLSAHSIQRQNPRIVAYTASKAALSSITKNLSKSLAKDGILVNCICPGTIVTASFTEVLKDILAADGLDAADPTDVMTWIDNNFGQPCDLGRAGLPEEIASITAYLASRRNGYVTGATVNVDGGSDFV
- a CDS encoding TetR/AcrR family transcriptional regulator, which codes for MRDTVAKRRRKKLDPDPAIRDALVSAAIDIIRTEGVGAVNVSHVLERSALSTRAFYRHFDSKDALVSAAFLRMARSETRRLKRKMAGASSPAEAVVAWIDGRLDMAFNDRIRSDLRQMSLEAQTQMFAAPQLIGDAYREILKPLIEQLETGRALGLFPDAAPTADALSIHGVIWANVERQWATGECDRRHVREQVMRFCMRGLGITFSGGG